Part of the Bacteroidota bacterium genome, TGTTTGCTCAAATGCCACTTTGTTTTCCGGAAAAATATCAACACCTGTGCAGTTTTGAAATTCTTTAGCCAGTAACACAACTGTATTGCCATTCCCACAGCCGATATCGACCATTGACAAATCATTGCCAATAAAATTTGGTATTTGTCTTACTAATTCTGCACGGGTTTTAACAAACAAATCGTTATGAGAAGCAGGCAAACCAATATAATGACCGTCCTTAAAACGATTCTTATCAACTATTGACATTTCTATTTTTCCTCAATTTTCTCTTCCTCCACCATGATGTCTTCGTCCGTGGGTTTCATATAGGTATAAATGGTAAACAGAATCAAAATGCCCATTAATACAGATGAAGCCAAGGAAATTTTCTCTCCGGCAATATAGGATTTAGGCTCAAATTTAAATTCAATTTCATGTTCCCCTGCAGGAATATTCATTGCTCTTAAAATATAATTAGCTCTAAAATGTGGTACTAACTTTTTATCGAGATAGGCATTCCAACCCTTATCGTAATAAACTTCCGAAAAAACGGCTATCTGCTCCGAAGTAGCTGACGTTTTATAGCTTATTTTATTAGGGGCATAGCTTACCAAATCAATACTGGCTTTATCATCTGAGTTTTTTGTAAAGTCTTTTACCTGATTTTTAAAAACTTCATCAACTACAGCAACCGATTTCAGATCAACATTTCGCAGCATATTAATTTCTTCATCGGCATTAGCTACCATTTTAACATCCTGAATAAACCATGCATTTCCAAAATTATTTGGATTTTGAATCACTCCATTTGCTTGGTCTCCAGCTATATAATACTTAGTATTAAGCATATTCAAGCAAGGTGTTTTCTCAAATGGTACATTACCATCCTTTTGTAATTCCGCAATTAAAGCTTGTAATTCAGGTGATAAATGATATTCTATCATATCCTGATAACGTGCCATTTTTGCTCCATGATAGCCACCAACCAATTTATGGTAATAGGCTTTTGTTGCACTATTCCATGGATCAGTGGTTAAATCCATCACGCGATAATGTGGATCACTATCTTGTAAAACAGCCTGATCTGCAGCTGTCATTGCAACAAATTCTTTTTGATTTCTTGATTTGCGATGAAAATCATCTTTGTTAAAATAGCGTTTGTCAACTCCCCAGAAATCAAATAAAATGGCAATTCCTAAAATTGCAAATACTACATTCAATTTGATTTTATTTTTCAGATACGCAAATAAAGTCCCTGCAGCAATGGTAATTAGAACAAATGATCTGAATGCATCCATACGCATCAGTCTTGCCCTATCTTCCCGAATTAAATCCATTGGCCATCCTCCTTCTTCAAAGCGTGTATCATTCACACTTGTGAAATCAAAAATATTTCCACCAAACAAGGCTATCAATAAGGTTATTCCACCAACACCATAAAAACTATATTTTAAGGCCTTTAATAAATCATCTTTATTGGATTCTTTATTCAGAAATTCTTTAACGGCTAATGAAGATAAAATAGGTACTGCTAATCCAACAATTAGCAAGAGTGTCATGGGAACTCTAAACTTATTGTATAAGGGAAAGTTATTAAAAAACAAATCTGTTAAAAACATAAAATTCGAACCCCAAGCAAGCATGAGAGCCAACACAGCCGTAGCAAATAGCCACCATTTATATCGGTGCTTGACAATAAACATACCCATGACGAAAAGGAATAACATAATGGCACCAATATAAATTGGCCCGGAAGTAGAGGTCATACTACCCCAATAAGTAGGAACAGCTTGTAAGCTTTTTTTAGGAACTCCTGCCTTAGCTAAGCTAGACTCGGGACCTAATTCCTCTCCTGAGGCACCTCCTGAAAAATAAGGGATTAAAAGTGTAAAACTTTCCTTTACGCCATAACTCCAGCGCAAAGCATAGTCTTTTTCCAAACCACCACCATCAACTTGTTTGGCTGTGATTTCAGAACCTCCACGCATGGTATATTTGGTGTATTCATTGGTTGTCCACAGCGCTGTAATATTAATTCCAACAGCTAAAACAAGTGCCACAGCCAATGCCGACATAGATTTTACGAAATCCAAATAGCCCTTTTTCTTGACCACATCAATAAACTCAACAATAAATAAGATGAGTAACATGATCATTAGGTAATAGGTAATTTGTAAGTGATTAGCCCGAATTTCAGTGGCTAAAGCCATAGCAGCAAGCGTCATTCCGCCAATGTATTTTTTCTTTAATGCCAAAATTACACCAGCCAAAACCAATGGCATAAAACCAACAGCAAGTGCTTTTGTTAAGTGACCTGCTTCTATATTGATAAAATTATAGGAGGAAAATGCGAAAGCCAATCCTCCAATAAAGGCCAAAATTGGTCCTGCTCCAAAAACAAGCATGAGAATATAAAAACATATAAAATAAACGAAAACATAACCCATTGGCTCACCCAACCGCAATTTGATATACTTCATCACATAAGTGGCAAAGTTATTTGGGTATTTAACCCAAACCTGATAGGTAGGCATACCACTAAAAATAGCATTGGTCCAAAGACTCAGTTCACCAGTTTCATGCAAATGTGTCTTTATTTCCTGTTGCATTGCTTTCGCCATGATGATATCATGTTGCCGAAGCGTTTTATTTTCCAGAACAGGAGAAAAGTAAACAGCCAGTATAATAATAAATCCAACTATTGCTGCTAAATGCGGTAAAATGCTTTTGTATTCAATTTTTAAATTCATCGGATTGGGTTTGTAAATGAAATTAAGAATTAGTTATTCTAAAAGATCGTAATACTTTCTTGTATCAGGGGTTCAAAATTACTATAATTGCATCAAAATTCAGATATGAATATCCAGACACTTACACAAGTAATTAAAAATCACTTTAATCTATTCTTGAAAGGAATAGGTATGGGAACTGCAAATGTAATCCCTGGCGTTTCGGGAGGCACAATTGCTTTGATTACAGGAATTTTCGAACGTTTGATAGATGCGATTAAATCCTTTGATGTAAAGGCATTCAAGCTGATTTTTAAGGGGAATTTCAAAGAGTTTAAAGAGCACACCGACTTATGGTTTCTGATTTCTATTTTTACAGGTGTAATTGTTGCCATTGTCAGTCTGGCTAAGCTTTTCGATTTTCTTTTTGCCAATTACCCCTATTATATTTGGGCATATTTTTTTGGTTTAGTTCTGGCTTCCATTTTTTTTGTTGGAAAAACCATCACAAAATGGTCGATTCCTGTTTATCTGTTTTTAACTTTAGGAACTGCCATTGCAGTTGGTATTTCAATTCTTAACCCAGCAAGTCCGAATGATGGATTTTTCTATTTAATGATTTGTGGGGTAGTTGCCGTTTGCAGCATGATACTCCCCGGACTTTCAGGTTCATTCGTTTTACTCTTAATGGGTAATTATCAATTGGTAGCAATAGATGCCATAAACAATAAGGATCTACATATATTATTACCGGTTTTAATTGGAGCTGTTGTAGGACTAGTAGCCTTCTCACATTTGCTATCATGGATTTTTAAGAAGTATAGAAATCAAACCATTGCTTTGCTAACTGGCTTTATTTTAGGCTCGCTTGCCATATTATGGCCCTGGCAATTCGAGGAATATCTGATAGATAATGCAGGAAATTTCATTTTAAAAGATGGTGAGAAAATAGTATCCTCTTATGTTAAGTTTATGCCCGAAAGTTTCAATGGAGAAGTTATTGGAATAATCTTTACTATTTTTGTTGGAATAGTCAGTATT contains:
- a CDS encoding YfhO family protein yields the protein MNLKIEYKSILPHLAAIVGFIIILAVYFSPVLENKTLRQHDIIMAKAMQQEIKTHLHETGELSLWTNAIFSGMPTYQVWVKYPNNFATYVMKYIKLRLGEPMGYVFVYFICFYILMLVFGAGPILAFIGGLAFAFSSYNFINIEAGHLTKALAVGFMPLVLAGVILALKKKYIGGMTLAAMALATEIRANHLQITYYLMIMLLILFIVEFIDVVKKKGYLDFVKSMSALAVALVLAVGINITALWTTNEYTKYTMRGGSEITAKQVDGGGLEKDYALRWSYGVKESFTLLIPYFSGGASGEELGPESSLAKAGVPKKSLQAVPTYWGSMTSTSGPIYIGAIMLFLFVMGMFIVKHRYKWWLFATAVLALMLAWGSNFMFLTDLFFNNFPLYNKFRVPMTLLLIVGLAVPILSSLAVKEFLNKESNKDDLLKALKYSFYGVGGITLLIALFGGNIFDFTSVNDTRFEEGGWPMDLIREDRARLMRMDAFRSFVLITIAAGTLFAYLKNKIKLNVVFAILGIAILFDFWGVDKRYFNKDDFHRKSRNQKEFVAMTAADQAVLQDSDPHYRVMDLTTDPWNSATKAYYHKLVGGYHGAKMARYQDMIEYHLSPELQALIAELQKDGNVPFEKTPCLNMLNTKYYIAGDQANGVIQNPNNFGNAWFIQDVKMVANADEEINMLRNVDLKSVAVVDEVFKNQVKDFTKNSDDKASIDLVSYAPNKISYKTSATSEQIAVFSEVYYDKGWNAYLDKKLVPHFRANYILRAMNIPAGEHEIEFKFEPKSYIAGEKISLASSVLMGILILFTIYTYMKPTDEDIMVEEEKIEEK
- a CDS encoding DUF368 domain-containing protein — translated: MNIQTLTQVIKNHFNLFLKGIGMGTANVIPGVSGGTIALITGIFERLIDAIKSFDVKAFKLIFKGNFKEFKEHTDLWFLISIFTGVIVAIVSLAKLFDFLFANYPYYIWAYFFGLVLASIFFVGKTITKWSIPVYLFLTLGTAIAVGISILNPASPNDGFFYLMICGVVAVCSMILPGLSGSFVLLLMGNYQLVAIDAINNKDLHILLPVLIGAVVGLVAFSHLLSWIFKKYRNQTIALLTGFILGSLAILWPWQFEEYLIDNAGNFILKDGEKIVSSYVKFMPESFNGEVIGIIFTIFVGIVSIWLIERFASKKKELPTES